A window from Primulina eburnea isolate SZY01 chromosome 2, ASM2296580v1, whole genome shotgun sequence encodes these proteins:
- the LOC140823322 gene encoding gibberellin receptor GID1B-like: MAGSNEVNANESQRVVPLNTWILISNFKLAYNMLRRPDGTFNRDLNEFLDRKVPANAIPVDGVYSFDVIDRATSLLNRVYLPAGENEPQRGIIELEKPLNYTEIVPVIVFFHGGSFVHSSANSAIYDTFCRRIVSNCKAAVVSVDYRRSPEHRYPCACDDGWTALKWVQSRSWLRSGKESKVHVFLAGDSSGGNIAHYVAVRASEEECVEVLGNVLLHPLFGGEERTESEQRLDGKYFVKVQDRDWYWRAYLPEGEDRDHPACNVFGPRSRSLEGLKLPKSLVVVAGLDILQDWQLAYVEGLKKYDQEVKLLYLEKATIGFYFLPNNEHFRSLMDEIKTFIHS, from the exons ATGGCAGGCAGTAACGAAGTGAATGCAAATGAATCGCAG AGGGTTGTTCCGCTCAACACTTGGATCCTCATATCCAATTTCAAGCTTGCTTACAACATGCTTCGCCGGCCGGACGGAACCTTTAATCGCGATTTAAACGAGTTTCTCGATCGAAAAGTTCCTGCGAATGCGATCCCTGTTGATGGGGTTTACTCTTTTGATGTAATTGATCGTGCCACGAGTCTCCTTAACCGAGTTTATTTGCCTGCCGGTGAAAATGAGCCTCAGCGGGGGATCATAGAACTCGAAAAGCCATTGAATTATACAGAAATAGTTCCCGTGATCGTGTTCTTCCATGGTGGAAGCTTTGTTCATTCATCGGCCAATAGTGCTATATACGATACGTTCTGTCGACGGATTGTCAGCAATTGCAAGGCGGCTGTGGTATCGGTGGATTATCGGAGATCTCCAGAACACAGATACCCTTGTGCCTGTGATGATGGATGGACGGCTCTTAAGTGGGTTCAATCAAGATCATGGCTTAGAAGTGGGAAAGAATCGAAAGTTCACGTCTTTTTAGCGGGCGATAGTTCGGGTGGTAATATAGCCCATTATGTTGCAGTCCGTGCGTCGGAGGAAGAGTGCGTGGAAGTATTGGGTAATGTACTTTTACACCCACTGTTTGGTGGGGAGGAGAGGACGGAATCGGAACAAAGATTGGATGGGAAGTACTTTGTGAAGGTTCAAGACAGGGATTGGTATTGGAGAGCTTATTTACCAGAAGGTGAAGATAGGGACCATCCGGCTTGCAATGTATTTGGCCCGAGGAGCCGAAGCTTAGAGGGTCTTAAACTCCCGAAAAGCCTCGTCGTCGTGGCGGGATTAGATATTCTCCAAGATTGGCAACTGGCTTATGTGGAAGGACTCAAGAAATATGACCAAGAAGTGAAGCTCCTTTACCTCGAAAAGGCGACGATAGGGTTCTATTTCTTGCCTAACAACGAACACTTCCGCTCCCTTATGGATGAGATCAAAACTTTCATTCATTCTTAA